One window of Robiginitalea biformata HTCC2501 genomic DNA carries:
- a CDS encoding head GIN domain-containing protein — MKLPATYRFVCLFALIVSLWGCGKEGAGCLGSAGDLQREEIAVPGFSEITVFENVRLVVRQGPEQRVVLETGKNLRDGVSARVEDGVLELRDSNNCNLFREYGLTTFYVTAPDLGTIRSSTGWPIASDGVLAFDALTLISESFNNPETETTDGAFDMDLAAGEVRLVANGIAYFKLRGTAGSLRVTIAAGDSRVEASELVSGRVTLDHRGSNQVLVNPTGRLDGVIRGYGDVLSYNRPDTVDVEERYRGRLIFVE, encoded by the coding sequence ATGAAATTACCTGCCACATACCGGTTCGTTTGCCTGTTCGCCCTGATCGTATCGCTGTGGGGATGCGGCAAGGAGGGTGCGGGCTGCCTCGGATCTGCGGGCGATCTGCAGCGGGAGGAAATTGCCGTGCCCGGCTTCTCGGAGATCACAGTCTTTGAAAACGTCCGCCTGGTTGTCCGTCAGGGACCGGAGCAACGCGTGGTCCTGGAAACCGGGAAGAACCTCAGGGATGGGGTTTCCGCCCGGGTGGAAGACGGCGTACTGGAGTTGCGCGATTCCAACAACTGCAACCTGTTTCGCGAATACGGGCTCACCACGTTCTACGTAACCGCCCCGGATCTCGGCACCATCCGAAGCAGTACCGGATGGCCCATAGCAAGCGACGGGGTACTGGCCTTTGATGCGCTGACGCTGATTTCGGAGAGTTTCAACAACCCCGAAACGGAAACCACCGACGGTGCCTTTGACATGGATTTGGCTGCCGGCGAAGTCCGATTGGTAGCCAACGGGATTGCCTATTTTAAATTGCGCGGTACCGCCGGGTCCCTGCGGGTAACCATTGCGGCCGGGGATTCCCGGGTGGAGGCTTCCGAACTGGTATCCGGGCGGGTGACGCTGGACCACCGGGGCAGCAACCAGGTCCTCGTAAACCCGACGGGCCGGCTTGACGGGGTTATCCGGGGCTACGGGGATGTGTTGAGCTACAACCGGCCGGATACTGTGGATGTGGAGGAACGTTACCGGGGGCGATTGATATTTGTGGAATGA
- a CDS encoding acyloxyacyl hydrolase gives MRRRILFLSAALLALSRTFAQAEQPVRNLDLNAFYGSVLLHNTDISHLIRNHPSGIILGWNTKTFGSQAWQSLFNYPDTGISFVYQDMRNETLGQHFGLYAHYNFYFFQRSLQLRIGQGVAYNTNPYDATENFRNNAYGTHLLSSTYLMLQYYRQRVWDRWGFRAGLTLVHYSNANLRAPNTSTNTFGLTAGILYDLSPADEPGYRVTSSDPVQERLRVNLAFRSGVNESDVVGSGQFPFYIFSAYADKRLGRLSAIQLGTDIFYSNFLKELIRFQATAFPELGVDPDADYKRAGAFIGHELFINKLSVITQLGYYVYYPFDFEGRTYNRVGLKRYFGPNWFGALSLKSHGAKAEALEFAIGIRL, from the coding sequence ATGAGGCGTCGTATCCTGTTTCTTTCTGCCGCGTTGCTGGCCCTGTCACGTACTTTTGCCCAGGCAGAACAGCCGGTGCGCAACCTGGATCTGAATGCGTTTTACGGGTCCGTCCTGTTGCACAACACGGACATTTCCCACCTGATTCGCAACCATCCCTCCGGGATCATCCTGGGCTGGAACACCAAAACCTTTGGCTCACAAGCCTGGCAGTCCCTGTTCAATTACCCGGATACCGGCATTTCCTTTGTCTATCAGGATATGCGGAACGAAACCCTGGGACAGCACTTTGGGCTGTATGCCCACTACAATTTCTATTTCTTCCAAAGGAGCCTCCAGCTGCGGATCGGCCAGGGGGTGGCCTATAACACCAACCCCTACGATGCGACGGAAAATTTCCGCAACAATGCCTACGGCACCCACCTGCTGAGTTCCACCTACCTGATGCTGCAATATTACCGGCAACGCGTTTGGGATCGATGGGGATTCCGGGCCGGGCTAACCCTGGTGCATTATTCCAACGCAAACCTGCGGGCTCCTAATACCTCCACGAATACCTTCGGGCTCACTGCGGGGATTTTATACGACCTGTCCCCGGCGGATGAACCCGGGTACCGGGTTACATCATCAGATCCCGTACAGGAACGCCTGCGGGTTAACCTGGCATTCCGCAGCGGCGTGAACGAAAGCGACGTGGTGGGGTCCGGGCAATTCCCCTTTTACATTTTTTCCGCCTATGCGGACAAGCGCCTCGGCCGGTTAAGCGCCATCCAGCTGGGTACGGACATCTTCTATTCCAACTTTCTGAAGGAACTTATCCGGTTCCAGGCTACAGCTTTCCCGGAACTTGGCGTAGACCCGGATGCGGACTACAAAAGGGCCGGGGCTTTTATCGGCCACGAGCTCTTTATCAATAAGCTCAGCGTCATCACCCAACTGGGCTATTACGTATATTACCCTTTTGATTTTGAAGGGCGAACCTACAACCGGGTCGGGCTCAAGCGCTATTTCGGGCCAAACTGGTTCGGCGCCCTCAGCCTGAAATCACACGGAGCCAAGGCCGAAGCCCTGGAATTTGCAATCGGAATCCGCCTCTGA
- the metF gene encoding methylenetetrahydrofolate reductase [NAD(P)H], producing MKVTEHIANARETLFSFEVIPPLKGRRIDELYRNIDPLMEFKPPFIDVTTSREEYVYIDRDGLYEKQVTRMRPGTLGICASIKHKYDVDTIPHVLCGGFTKEETEYLLVDCHYLGIDNVMALRGDAMKEQKYFEPTQGGHAYASELVDQIVCLNKGQYLHDVVETDDCSDFCIGVAGYPEKHLESPSLRTDIKWLKHKVDLGADYIVTQMFFDNQKFFEFVDLAREMGIDVPIIPGIKPIAVKRHLQLLPQVFRTELPEPLIEAVEACKDNKAVRQVGIEWAIEQSRELKAAGVPVLHYYSMGKSDNIQAIAKAVF from the coding sequence GTGAAAGTAACCGAACATATCGCAAATGCCAGGGAAACCCTGTTTTCCTTTGAAGTCATCCCGCCTCTGAAAGGCCGCCGGATCGATGAGCTCTACCGGAATATCGACCCGCTGATGGAATTTAAGCCCCCGTTTATCGACGTGACGACTTCCCGGGAGGAATACGTCTACATCGATCGGGACGGGCTCTACGAGAAGCAGGTGACCCGGATGCGGCCGGGGACCCTTGGGATCTGCGCTTCCATCAAACACAAATACGATGTGGATACGATCCCGCACGTATTGTGCGGCGGGTTTACCAAGGAGGAAACCGAGTATTTGCTCGTGGACTGCCACTACCTGGGCATCGACAACGTGATGGCGCTCCGGGGGGATGCGATGAAGGAGCAGAAATACTTTGAACCGACCCAGGGGGGGCACGCCTACGCCTCGGAACTGGTAGACCAGATCGTTTGCCTGAACAAGGGGCAATACCTCCACGATGTGGTGGAGACGGACGATTGCTCGGATTTCTGTATCGGGGTGGCGGGCTATCCGGAAAAACACCTGGAATCCCCTTCCCTGCGCACGGACATCAAGTGGCTGAAGCACAAGGTAGACCTGGGCGCCGATTATATCGTCACCCAGATGTTTTTCGACAACCAAAAATTCTTTGAATTTGTAGATCTGGCCCGCGAAATGGGGATTGACGTTCCGATTATCCCCGGGATCAAGCCCATAGCGGTAAAGCGGCACCTGCAGCTCTTGCCCCAGGTTTTCCGCACCGAGCTGCCCGAACCCCTGATTGAGGCCGTGGAAGCCTGTAAGGACAACAAGGCGGTCCGGCAGGTGGGTATCGAATGGGCCATTGAACAGTCGCGGGAGCTGAAAGCGGCGGGCGTACCCGTGCTGCATTATTACTCCATGGGGAAATCCGACAATATACAGGCAATTGCCAAGGCCGTTTTTTAG